The Desulfotignum phosphitoxidans DSM 13687 genomic sequence AAAACCACCCGAAAACAAGTGGAAAATCTTATTGATATCTACGGCAGAAAAAAAATTCTGGGGGTGATCAAAAATTTTTCAAAAAAACCGGTGTTGTCCCGGTATCCCTACAGCCATTATGGCAACACAAGTTGAATTGTTCAGCATTTTATATTAAATAGAATCAGTCATTCCAATGGGTGCCTTTTTGTGAAACGGCATCGAAAGGGCGGAGCTATGCGCAAAAAAAACTATAAAGTAACAATGGGGCTGGCCGCGTTGATGGTTTTGATCGCATTTTCCGCCTCCGCGGCGGAAAAAAACGGCAGCATCAGTGCCAGCGGTGATTATATCATCGGTATCGGAGATGTCCTGAGCATCCATACATGGAAAGAGCCGGACTTGTCTTTGGATATGGTGCAGGTACGCCGGGACGGAAAAATCACTTTTCCATTGCTGGACGACATTTTGGCCCTGGGCAAATCAACTGTGGCCCTGAAGCAAACGATCCAGACCCAGCTATCCAAATTTGTGGAAGCACCCATGGTCACGGTGACCCTGGTCAATGCTGTAAGTCAGCGGTATTACATTCTGGGAGAGGTTCTGGAAATCGGAGAATATCCGTTGATTAAAAAACTGACGGTGATTCAGGCCTTTGCCCTGGCCAAGGGGTTCACCCAATGGGCATCCAAGGACCGGATTCTGCTGTACCGGCGTAACGGAACCGACCTTTCCGTGTTTCGAATCGACTACAAAGATATCGTCAAAGGTCAAATGAACAAGGATATTTTTCTGCAGGCCGATGATGTTATCATTGTGCCATAGCCATCCCATGGGAAAAAAAATCAGCAGACACAGACAGAAAATTTTTCGATTTGTTCTGATCTTAGGCTTTGTATGGGCCGTTGCCGGACAGGGGCATGCCAGAACCGTATTTCAGGTCATTCCGGTGTTGTCGGTGACCGAAGAATATCAGGACAATTATTTTTCCACTCATACCAACAAACAAGAAGAGTTCATCACCACCTACGCCCTGCAATTCACTGCCGGCATTCTGGAAGAAAAACACCGCCTGTATCTGAGCTATTCTCCGGAGTATAAAGATTACAGGAATCTCAATGACCGGGACCGGCTCGGCCATTATGTGACGCTGACCGGAGAAATAAACCCGGCCCGGCACACGGATCTCATCTATGGACTGGTTTACGATGGGGACTCCGACAACCTGGAAGGAGAATCCAGACGTCACCAGGCCTATGTTTCAGGCATATCCCAGACAGGAAAAGCCACCCGCCTCACCTATGGTCACCAGTATGAAGACCGGTTCGACCGCCAGTCCCGCACCGGGGATTACAAGGAACACACCCGCAACACCAGCCGGGCCGGGGTGCATCACCAGTACGGCCCTAAAAACCATGTGCGGGTGACTTTTTTGTATGAATTTGATTCCTATGAAAACCCGGACCCGGATGCTTACACCCGGTACGAACCTGCCGGTTATGTATCCTACTGGTTTTCCCCCGGATATGGGATGGATGCAAACCTGTCCTATGAAGACCGGGATTTTGACGATACCTTTGATTATACCAGAACCCTGTCCGGAGATATCCGGTTCATCAAAACCGTTTCCAAAACCTTTGATACCTTTGTAAAGTACCGGCATTCCTATTCGGAAACACAGGATCTGACCCATCACACCTTTCATCCGTCCGTGGGGTTTGACTGGCAGGTCACCGAGGATTCGGGCATCTCCCTGGGTGTGGGGGCCTTGTTCCATGACTGGAGCAACCATGACAATGATTCCGTGGATCCGTTCCTGGATATCGATGCCTATAAAATTTTCAGCTTCAGTCCCAGAACCCAACTGTCTTTGACCGGCATCAGCGGATATGCCGCATCAGGAGACCAGGCATCCAGCCTGGGATTCACCACGTATTATCAGGCCGGCGCGCAATTGAGTCATCTCCTGTTCAAACAGGTGACATCCAACCTGTCCGCTGCGCTCCGGCGGGATGAGTATCAGGAAACCGCATCAGACAGGGAAGATACCCGGATGATACTGGGGGCAAGTCTGGCCTGGCAGCCCCTGAAATGGCTGTATGTCAATGTCGGCTATTCATTTGTGGATTTCACTACCACGGATGCCTTTAGAGAGGATTACACGGACAACCGCCTGTTTCTGAAAATTGACCTGGTGCCTGAAACCCCGGTAACCATGTCAGCCGACCCGTCCAGGCAGGCCCTGGAAGATCAGTTGTTCAATTGGGAGCGATAGCCATGTCCTGGCTCAGACTTATCGTGGTGGTGGCACTTCTGGCAGCTGCCCACGGGGCAGTGATGCTCACCAGCCGTACCGAAAATATTCCGCCGGCCAAAGCTTTTCATGATTTTCCGGACCGCATCGGCCCCTGGCAGGGTAAAAAAGGGGCTTTGGATGAAACGATCTCCAATGTGCTGGGTGTGGAAGCGTATGTGCTGTCGGATTTTACCCGGCCTTCGGGTCAATTTGTCAATCTGTATATCGGGTTCTACCAGAGCCAGCGCCAGGGGGATCTGATCCATTCTCCCAGAAACTGCATGCCCGGTGCCGGATGGAATATTGTGGAAACCGGCCGGGAGATTTTGACGGATCCTGAAACCGGAGCGTCTTTCAAAGTGGCCTCCCTGGTGTTGAAAAAAGGAGATCAGTACCAGATGGTACTCTACTGGTTCCATTCCAGAGGCAGAATCATCGCTTCGGAGTATATGCAGAAAATCTGGCTGGTGATTGATGCGGTTTTCCGCAACCGCACCGACGGCGCGTTTGTCCGGCTGATCACGCCGGTAAAAAACAGCCGCCAGGAAGCGGTCCTGCTGCTCAAAGATTTTGCCGATGACCTGAAACCTTTACTGGACGATTATATCCCTTCCTGAGGCCAAGAATATGATACACAAAAACACCCGTTTCTGGATCCAGGCCGGCCTTATCTTTGTCGGATTTTTCGTGCTGTTTTTCAGGACCCTTTCGGGCCTGGTGTCGGACTGGTCCTCAGACCCCAATTTTTCCCATGGATTTCTGATCCCGGTGATCTTTCTTTACATGGTCTGGTATAAAAAAGATCAGCTCAGAAAAATCCCCATACAGCCTTCCCGGATCGGTCTGGGGATTATCATCCTGGGGCTTTTGGTCCATGTGGCGGCCAATATCGGGGCGGAACTTTTTATGATGCGGTTTTCCATGGTGATCACCTTGTCCGGGATCATCATTTACGCACTGGGAATTTCCATGTTTAAGGCTGTGCTGATTCCGGTGGCCTATCTGATCCTGATGATTCCCATCCCGGCCATTCTGTGGAACCAGGTGGCATTTCCCCTTCAACTGCTGGCGGCAAAACTGTCTGCCGGCATGATTGCATGGATCGGAATCCCGGTGTATCGGGAAGGCAACATTTTGCATCTGGCCGTCACTTCCCTGGAAGTGGTGGATGCCTGCTCAGGCCTGCGGTCCCTGACCTCTTTGCTGGCGTTGACCGGCATTTTCGCGTATATGGCCCCGTTATCTGTGGTGAAAAAATGGGTTTTGTTCTTTTCAGCTGTTCCTATTGCCGTGGCCGTCAATGTGATCCGGCTGACCGTCACCGGCGCCATGGCGGTATGGATCAGCCCGGATACGGCCCATGGATTTCTCCATGACATGTCCGGACTGATCATTTTCGGGGCCGCCCTGGTCCTGGTATATCTGGTATTTATCATTGAACTGAAATTAGAAAACAGACAGACAGGAAAACAATCATGAAACTGACAATCATCGGCACCGGGTATGTGGGGCTTGTAACCGGAGCCTGCTTTGCCGAAATGGGCAGCCGGGTCACCTGTGTGGACATTGACACCGCAAAAATTGAGAACCTGAAAAAAGGGATTCTGCCGATTTATGAGCCGGGCCTGGAAAGGATAGTCCAGGAGAATATGGCGGACGGCACATTACAGTTTACCACCCGTCTGGAAGACGCCGCCCGGGACTGCCAGATTTTTTTCATTGCCGTGGGCACCCCGCCGGGAGAAGACGGATCCGCTGATTTGCAGTATGTGCGCCGGGTGGCGGCCCGGATCGGGCAGTGCATGACCGATTACGCGGTGATTGTGGACAAATCCACAGTACCGGTGGGCACGGCCGACCAGGTGGCTGAAGTGGTGCAGGAAGCGCTGGACACCCGGGGAATTGATCTTGAATTCGATGTGGTGTCCAATCCGGAATTTCTCAAGGAAGGGGCCGCTATCCAGGATTTTCTCAAACCGGACCGGATTATTGTGGGAGCGAACTCGGAAAGGGCCGCCAAAATTATGACCCGGCTGTATGCCCCGTTTTCCATGAACCGGGACAAGATGATTCTCATGAACGTGCGGGATGCGGAGATGACCAAATATGCGGCCAATGCCATGCTGGCCACCAAGATTTCGTTCATGAACGAAATCGCCAACATCTGTGAACACTTGGGCGTGGATGTGGAAAATGTCAGAAAAGGAATCGGGTCCGACTCCCGCATCGGGTATTCGTTCATCTATCCCGGGGCCGGATATGGCGGGTCCTGTTTCCCCAAAGATGTCAAGGCATTGATTAAAACATCCAAAGATACCGGGGTGGACCCGGCAGTGCTGGCAGCGGTGGAAAACCGGAACAATCTTCAGAAAAAAGTGCTGGCTGAAAAAATCAAAGCCCGGTTGGGCACGGATCTGAGCGGCAGACGGTTTGCCCTCTGGGGACTGGCGTTCAAGCCCGGCACCGATGACATGAGAGAGGCCGCTTCCATCGTCCTCATAGACAATCTGCTTGCAGCCGGGGCTATAGTGTGTGCCTATGACCCGGTGGCCATGGCACAGGCAGCCAGAGAACTGCCCGAAGCGTGGCTGGAAAGCAGCCGCCTGATTTTGGCAAACGATCAGTACCAGGCATTGGAAAACGCGGATGCCATGATCCTGGTGACGGAATGGAAAACCTTCCGCCGCCCGGATTTCAAACGCATGGGACAGCTTTTGAACCAGAAGATCATTTTTGACGGCAGAAACCAGTATGATCCTGAAGAGGTGGCGGAATTTGGGTTTGAATACCACGGCATCGGCAGAGAAGCCTTCCATCCTGCTGACCTTTGATGTGGAGGATTGGTTCCAGGTTGAGAATCTCAAGTCACAGATTCCGGTTTCAACCTGGCACCAGCGGGAACTGCGGGTTCAAAAAAACACAGACCTGATTCTGGATCTGCTGGATTCTTTTGACTTTGGGCCCAAAGCCACCTTTTTTGTCTTAGGGTGGGTGGCCCGAAAATGCCCGGATCTGGTGCAAAATATAGCCCAAAGGGGCCATGAAGTCGCATCCCACGGATTTGGGCACGGTTTGTGTTCACAAATGACCCCAAAAGAACTGGCCCAGGATCTGGATATGAGCAGAAAAATGCTGGAAGATATGCTGGGCCTGCCGGTTTCAGGGTACCGCGCCCCAAGTTTTTCCATCACACCAACGGCGCTGAATTTGATCCAAAAGGCCGGCTACAGGTATGATTCCAGCTACAATTCCTTTTCGGGCCATGGCCGCTATGGGAAATTCGATTTTTCACAATTTTCAAAACACCGGGGATCTGTCTGCATCAGCCCGGATTTTTGTGAAGTGCCGGTGAGCAATTTTGAGTTCCGCGGCCGGGTTCTGCCCCTGGGCGGAGGCGGATATTTCAGGCTGCTGCCGCAAGCTTTTTTCAAGCTTGGGATGCAGTCTGTCTTAAAAAAACAAAATGCGTTTGTGTTTTATGCCCATCCCTGGGAATTTGATCCGGGCCAGCCCCGGGTCATAGGAATCCATCCCTGGCTGAAATTTCGTCATTACACCTGCCTGAACCGCACCGCCTCAAAACTGGCCGCCATGATCCAGGCCTTTAAATGGGCCAGGTTTGAAACTGTCAGCCGGTTTTTGGCGCAGATGCCATGCTGAGTTCAACAGTTTTTATCCGGCCCACCACTTCTCAGGATCAGGGTGCATGGAACCACTATGTCTGCAACCATCCGGGCGGTACCGCATACCAGTTATCCGGGTTCATCCGGGCGGTTGAAGCGGCGTACCGGTTCAAAAGCATCTGTTTTGTGGCCCAGAGCCGGCAGCAGAACCAGGGCCGGGTACAAGGGATTCTGCCCCTGATTCATCTGCATGCGCCCTTTACAAAAGGGGCACTGGTGTCACTGCCCTATTGTGATGCCGGCGGAGTTCTGGCTGATTCACCTGAAACTGAAGCAGCCCTGCTTGCCCATGCAATGGCATATGCAGCCCAAAAAAAGATCCCTGAAGTGGCAATCCGGTCTGTGAAGCCTTTTGCCGGTCTGGATCCAAATCTTACGCGCCATTCCGGCAAGGTCAGGATGGTGCGGGCGCTGCCGGATGATCCAAACTGCCTGCTGGGATCTTTAAAATCCAAAGTCAGGAGCCAGGTAAAAAAACCGATGCGGGACGGCCTGAAGTTTCATATGGGCGGCCGCCGTCTTCTGCCCCTGTTTTACCGGATCTTTTGTGAAAACATGCATGATCTGGGATCAGTGGTGCATTCATTTGAATGGTTTTACCGGATTCTGGCTTTTTACGGCAGCCGTGCCCATATCGGGGTGGTGACCACGCCGGCAGGCGAGCCGGCCGCAGCAGGCATGATCCTGTGCCATCCCTGTCTGGTATCGGTTCCCTGGGCATCGTCTCTGCGCCGCTTCAATTCCTTGAACCCCAATATGCTGCTGTATTGGGGATTTTTGTCCTTTGCTTCTGCCAATGGTTTTAAAATGCTGGACTTTGGCCGGTCCACGCCCGATGCCGGCACATTCCGGTTTAAAAAACAGTGGGGAGCGGTCCCGGTTGATCTGCACTGGGCCGCGTTTGATCCGGCTGTGTTTCCGCATCTTGCCCCATCAAAGAAACAGCCGGCCGGCAGGTCAGGGATGAAAAGAAATCTGGCAGAAGCTGTAATAAGAAAACTGCCGGGGCCGGTGAGCACCGGTCTGGGCGTTCTGACCCGAAAGTATATTTCTCTTTAGCATGACACACACAGTCAGCGTTATCATTCCCGCGTA encodes the following:
- a CDS encoding polysaccharide biosynthesis/export family protein; protein product: MRKKNYKVTMGLAALMVLIAFSASAAEKNGSISASGDYIIGIGDVLSIHTWKEPDLSLDMVQVRRDGKITFPLLDDILALGKSTVALKQTIQTQLSKFVEAPMVTVTLVNAVSQRYYILGEVLEIGEYPLIKKLTVIQAFALAKGFTQWASKDRILLYRRNGTDLSVFRIDYKDIVKGQMNKDIFLQADDVIIVP
- a CDS encoding porin family protein; the encoded protein is MGKKISRHRQKIFRFVLILGFVWAVAGQGHARTVFQVIPVLSVTEEYQDNYFSTHTNKQEEFITTYALQFTAGILEEKHRLYLSYSPEYKDYRNLNDRDRLGHYVTLTGEINPARHTDLIYGLVYDGDSDNLEGESRRHQAYVSGISQTGKATRLTYGHQYEDRFDRQSRTGDYKEHTRNTSRAGVHHQYGPKNHVRVTFLYEFDSYENPDPDAYTRYEPAGYVSYWFSPGYGMDANLSYEDRDFDDTFDYTRTLSGDIRFIKTVSKTFDTFVKYRHSYSETQDLTHHTFHPSVGFDWQVTEDSGISLGVGALFHDWSNHDNDSVDPFLDIDAYKIFSFSPRTQLSLTGISGYAASGDQASSLGFTTYYQAGAQLSHLLFKQVTSNLSAALRRDEYQETASDREDTRMILGASLAWQPLKWLYVNVGYSFVDFTTTDAFREDYTDNRLFLKIDLVPETPVTMSADPSRQALEDQLFNWER
- a CDS encoding exosortase C-terminal domain/associated protein EpsI; this encodes MSWLRLIVVVALLAAAHGAVMLTSRTENIPPAKAFHDFPDRIGPWQGKKGALDETISNVLGVEAYVLSDFTRPSGQFVNLYIGFYQSQRQGDLIHSPRNCMPGAGWNIVETGREILTDPETGASFKVASLVLKKGDQYQMVLYWFHSRGRIIASEYMQKIWLVIDAVFRNRTDGAFVRLITPVKNSRQEAVLLLKDFADDLKPLLDDYIPS
- a CDS encoding exosortase/archaeosortase family protein, giving the protein MIHKNTRFWIQAGLIFVGFFVLFFRTLSGLVSDWSSDPNFSHGFLIPVIFLYMVWYKKDQLRKIPIQPSRIGLGIIILGLLVHVAANIGAELFMMRFSMVITLSGIIIYALGISMFKAVLIPVAYLILMIPIPAILWNQVAFPLQLLAAKLSAGMIAWIGIPVYREGNILHLAVTSLEVVDACSGLRSLTSLLALTGIFAYMAPLSVVKKWVLFFSAVPIAVAVNVIRLTVTGAMAVWISPDTAHGFLHDMSGLIIFGAALVLVYLVFIIELKLENRQTGKQS
- a CDS encoding UDP-glucose dehydrogenase family protein, whose protein sequence is MKLTIIGTGYVGLVTGACFAEMGSRVTCVDIDTAKIENLKKGILPIYEPGLERIVQENMADGTLQFTTRLEDAARDCQIFFIAVGTPPGEDGSADLQYVRRVAARIGQCMTDYAVIVDKSTVPVGTADQVAEVVQEALDTRGIDLEFDVVSNPEFLKEGAAIQDFLKPDRIIVGANSERAAKIMTRLYAPFSMNRDKMILMNVRDAEMTKYAANAMLATKISFMNEIANICEHLGVDVENVRKGIGSDSRIGYSFIYPGAGYGGSCFPKDVKALIKTSKDTGVDPAVLAAVENRNNLQKKVLAEKIKARLGTDLSGRRFALWGLAFKPGTDDMREAASIVLIDNLLAAGAIVCAYDPVAMAQAARELPEAWLESSRLILANDQYQALENADAMILVTEWKTFRRPDFKRMGQLLNQKIIFDGRNQYDPEEVAEFGFEYHGIGREAFHPADL
- a CDS encoding XrtA system polysaccharide deacetylase; the protein is MGLNTTASAEKPSILLTFDVEDWFQVENLKSQIPVSTWHQRELRVQKNTDLILDLLDSFDFGPKATFFVLGWVARKCPDLVQNIAQRGHEVASHGFGHGLCSQMTPKELAQDLDMSRKMLEDMLGLPVSGYRAPSFSITPTALNLIQKAGYRYDSSYNSFSGHGRYGKFDFSQFSKHRGSVCISPDFCEVPVSNFEFRGRVLPLGGGGYFRLLPQAFFKLGMQSVLKKQNAFVFYAHPWEFDPGQPRVIGIHPWLKFRHYTCLNRTASKLAAMIQAFKWARFETVSRFLAQMPC
- a CDS encoding GNAT family N-acetyltransferase, which codes for MLSSTVFIRPTTSQDQGAWNHYVCNHPGGTAYQLSGFIRAVEAAYRFKSICFVAQSRQQNQGRVQGILPLIHLHAPFTKGALVSLPYCDAGGVLADSPETEAALLAHAMAYAAQKKIPEVAIRSVKPFAGLDPNLTRHSGKVRMVRALPDDPNCLLGSLKSKVRSQVKKPMRDGLKFHMGGRRLLPLFYRIFCENMHDLGSVVHSFEWFYRILAFYGSRAHIGVVTTPAGEPAAAGMILCHPCLVSVPWASSLRRFNSLNPNMLLYWGFLSFASANGFKMLDFGRSTPDAGTFRFKKQWGAVPVDLHWAAFDPAVFPHLAPSKKQPAGRSGMKRNLAEAVIRKLPGPVSTGLGVLTRKYISL